One genomic window of Silene latifolia isolate original U9 population unplaced genomic scaffold, ASM4854445v1 scaffold_95, whole genome shotgun sequence includes the following:
- the LOC141640590 gene encoding uncharacterized protein LOC141640590, giving the protein MALTNGPTSPADLSRMSATIVAFCRYKLWKLPISNKLKVFLWKFMANALPLGSEFLRQKMNWRSSCTLCDGSSPCVESSSHLFRDCSFAKALWFGCPLGLKITGGVDIDVRVWVINWVTYFLSGPDPNSLIFPLIATLWRIWCCRNDMIFKNRRPWPMNALLSILGDIQCMKEVVCSKDASLLPKILGGLLPDFGLAKRVRNSFPIGLLVDLGAEMFVLSSVIFAWRDDRSAGMGWCLLDGNGTLRNTAHARSFASSALHAEGHAAIMTLKWALDEGYLHIRLVTDCLNLVLQVAGAEKPIASIIALSMILSLLRLIFIGALLVSVLGE; this is encoded by the coding sequence ATGGCCTTAACCAATGGACCTACCTCGCCTGCTGATCTTTCTAGAATGTCTGCAACAATTGTGGCTTTTTGCAGATATAAACTCTGGAAGTTGCCTATCTCTAACAAGCTAAAGGtgtttttatggaaatttatggctAATGCCCTTCCATTGGGCTCTGAATTCCTTAGACAAAAAATGAATTGGCGCTCCTCCTGTACTCTTTGTGATGGCTCATCTCCTTGTGTGGAATCTAGTTCTCACCTGTTTAGAGATTGTAGCTTTGCAAAGGCTCTATGGTTTGGCTGCCCTTTAGGACTTAAAATCACGGGAGGGGTGGACATTGATGTTAGGGTTTGGGTCATTAACTGGGTTACTTATTTCCTAAGTGGCCCAGATCCTAACTCCCTCATTTTTCCCCTAATCGCTACCCTATGGAGAATTTGGTGTTGCAGGAATGATATGATCTTCAAGAATCGTCGCCCTTGGCCTATGAATGCTCTACTTTCTATTCTTGGTGACATTCAGTGTATGAAGGAGGTTGTGTGCAGTAAGGATGCTAGCCTCCTTCCAAAGATCCTTGGTGGACTCCTCCCCGATTTTGGGTTAGCTAAGAGGGTTAGAAACTCCTTCCCTATTGGATTGTTGGTGGACCTGGGTGCGGAAATGTTTGTCTTGTCAAGTGTGATCTTTGCTTGGAGGGATGATAGAAGTGCTGGCATGGGGTGGTGTTTATTGGATGGTAATGGGACCTTAAGGAACACTGCTCACGCTCGCTCGTTTGCCTCTTCTGCCCTTCATGCCGAAGGACATGCAGCTATCATGACGCTTAAATGGGCCTTGGACGAGGGGTACCTTCATATTAGACTTGTTACGGATTGTCTTAACTTGGTTTTGCAGGTTGCGGGAGCGGAAAAGCCGATTGCATCTATCATTGCATTATCCATGATATTAAGTCTATTGCGTCTCATTTTCATTGGTGCTCTCTTAGTTTCTGTCTTAGGGGAGTGA